The Akkermansia sp. N21116 genome includes a region encoding these proteins:
- a CDS encoding DPP IV N-terminal domain-containing protein, with the protein MKLSIFDYLLGKGVLVFLGILSAWTVSASTMEECYRKADGYRAYYEEGCSWGYVSPQWISGTGDFWYTSYRDGRKSFLRVNSSDGTKEPAFDHDHVAEELNRLSGEKANPAWLPFDVITGTPESLRFRVKDKEFCYDTVGKTLSPAPESREIQHKPNNPNCSPDGMYEAFVKENDLFLRNSKNGMEVRLSSNGTAENPYCLPVFWAPDSKGLVCCRRVTAPVRHITLIESSPKDSVQPRERSIPYVKPGDPLDVVRPVLFGTEADTGIEISFPEPEQQFSLGGIRWLRDSSGFTFDYNKRGHGSYIVYKVDRENASKARLLIEESFPTFVNYTRLYRHDLEDTGEIVWISERDGWRHLYLLDAETGKVVRQLTSGEWIVKKVLHVDAGQRTVFFIGCGQTPGEDPYLEKLYRVSLDGGTPICLTPTNATHGIDFSPDYSCFVDTASRVDMPPETSLRDARTGREILKLEKSDITPALKRGWRPPTVFCGKGRDGLTDIWGIIAFPPNLVPGRKYPVIEYIYAGPHDSHVPKSFNMEHEMVRYTELGFIMVMIDGMGTSNRSKKFHDVCWKNLKDAGFPDRIAWMKQAAKKYPVMDLSRVGIYGVSAGGQNALSALLFHPEWYKVGVSSCGCHDNRMDKIWWNEQWMGYPVDKSYEECSNVVNAGKLQGKLMLILGEIDDNVDPASTRQVIHALEQAGKDFEFVLITGAGHTMGGKFGERKRRDFFVKHLQGIDPPNRNAAHVPASKTRT; encoded by the coding sequence ATGAAGTTGTCTATTTTTGATTACCTGCTCGGAAAGGGAGTGCTTGTTTTTCTGGGGATACTATCGGCATGGACTGTTTCGGCGTCGACGATGGAAGAGTGCTATCGGAAAGCTGATGGATACCGGGCGTATTACGAGGAGGGCTGCAGCTGGGGATATGTATCTCCTCAATGGATTTCTGGAACCGGGGATTTTTGGTACACTTCCTACCGGGATGGACGGAAGTCGTTTTTGAGGGTGAACTCATCGGATGGAACAAAGGAACCGGCATTTGATCATGATCATGTTGCTGAAGAATTAAATCGCCTGTCCGGAGAAAAGGCAAATCCCGCATGGTTACCCTTTGATGTCATCACGGGAACTCCTGAAAGTTTGCGCTTCCGTGTGAAAGACAAGGAATTTTGTTACGATACAGTCGGAAAAACTCTTTCTCCTGCACCCGAAAGCAGGGAGATCCAGCACAAGCCGAACAATCCCAATTGTTCTCCTGATGGAATGTACGAGGCATTTGTCAAAGAGAACGATTTGTTCCTGCGGAATAGTAAAAACGGTATGGAAGTGAGGCTTTCATCCAATGGTACGGCTGAGAATCCGTACTGTTTACCCGTGTTTTGGGCTCCGGATTCCAAGGGGCTGGTCTGTTGCCGCCGGGTGACGGCTCCCGTGCGGCATATTACTTTGATCGAATCCTCTCCCAAAGATTCCGTGCAACCCCGCGAACGGTCTATTCCCTACGTCAAACCCGGCGATCCTTTGGATGTGGTGCGTCCTGTTTTGTTTGGGACGGAAGCCGACACGGGGATAGAAATATCCTTCCCTGAGCCGGAACAACAGTTTTCCTTGGGGGGAATCCGGTGGTTGCGTGACAGTTCCGGTTTCACCTTTGACTACAACAAACGCGGACACGGCTCCTACATCGTGTATAAGGTAGACAGGGAGAATGCGTCCAAGGCCCGCCTTCTGATTGAGGAATCCTTCCCGACTTTTGTTAATTATACACGCCTGTACCGCCATGATCTGGAGGATACGGGTGAAATTGTGTGGATATCCGAACGGGATGGATGGAGGCACCTTTACCTGTTGGATGCTGAGACGGGGAAGGTGGTGCGGCAACTGACGTCGGGGGAATGGATTGTCAAAAAGGTTTTACATGTCGATGCTGGGCAAAGGACTGTCTTTTTTATCGGATGCGGCCAAACTCCTGGCGAGGATCCTTACTTGGAGAAACTTTACAGAGTATCTCTCGATGGGGGTACTCCCATTTGCTTAACTCCGACCAATGCTACGCACGGAATTGATTTTTCACCGGATTATTCGTGCTTTGTCGATACGGCTTCCCGTGTGGACATGCCGCCGGAAACGAGTCTTCGCGATGCCCGAACAGGTCGTGAAATCCTGAAGCTGGAGAAATCCGATATTACACCGGCTCTGAAAAGGGGCTGGAGACCTCCGACCGTGTTTTGTGGCAAAGGAAGGGACGGTCTGACGGATATTTGGGGTATCATTGCTTTTCCTCCAAATCTTGTCCCCGGTCGTAAATATCCCGTTATCGAATATATTTATGCCGGCCCGCATGATTCTCATGTACCTAAATCTTTCAACATGGAACACGAGATGGTGCGATATACCGAGTTGGGATTCATCATGGTGATGATCGACGGTATGGGTACATCCAATCGTTCCAAGAAATTTCACGATGTTTGCTGGAAAAACCTGAAGGATGCCGGTTTTCCCGATCGCATTGCCTGGATGAAGCAGGCAGCGAAGAAATACCCGGTTATGGATTTGTCCCGCGTCGGCATCTATGGCGTATCGGCCGGAGGTCAGAATGCTTTGAGTGCGTTGTTGTTCCACCCGGAATGGTACAAGGTGGGTGTCTCCTCATGCGGGTGCCATGATAACCGCATGGATAAAATCTGGTGGAATGAACAATGGATGGGGTATCCGGTAGACAAGTCATATGAAGAGTGTTCCAACGTTGTCAATGCCGGTAAATTGCAAGGGAAATTGATGTTGATCCTGGGGGAAATCGATGACAATGTCGATCCGGCTTCGACCCGTCAGGTCATACATGCCTTGGAACAGGCTGGCAAGGACTTCGAATTTGTCCTGATTACTGGTGCGGGCCATACAATGGGTGGAAAATTCGGAGAACGTAAGAGACGGGATTTCTTTGTCAAGCATCTGCAGGGAATAGATCCTCCGAACAGGAACGCTGCCCACGTTCCTGCCTCCAAAACTCGAACATAG